In Centropristis striata isolate RG_2023a ecotype Rhode Island chromosome 8, C.striata_1.0, whole genome shotgun sequence, the genomic window ccacaaagagacataaacaacttcaaggagacacaacacaaccacaaagagatataaaacaacaacaaaaatacacaaaagaacttcaaagagacacaaacaccttcaaatagacacaacacaaccacaaagagacaaaaaacaacttcaatGAGACAACCAAAAGCTGAAAAAACAGCCACAGACATAAGAAAGACGGCGGCTAAACAACTCTTGAGTCTTCATGCTCTTATAAAACAGAGGTGGTGGGGCTTTTGTATGTCTGTCTGGGGCGTGTTGTCTCATAATCTGCCCATTGTGCTCAGAAATGTAGTGACAAACTACATTAAAGTATGGCTGAACTAACTCCGATCTGTGCTTACCAAAAgctaaaaacaatttaatgttggaataaaataaGTTCTTTGTTTTAACATCACTGCAATAGCATAAATGCATACTAGAAACCTAAGATTAATATCatattgggaaaaaaatatgtagaaaaaggggaaaaaccTAATTTCACACATCAAAAGGTGAATAAACTGAGTTTTGGTGGCTTTCCCCTCCACTGCTTTCCTACTTCTGCTCTTGGAGGGAAAATGGAGGATGGGAATTAAAGagcaggaggatgaggagggtgcagagagaggagatggAGCGAAGGGAGAAACCTAGATGAAAggatgatggagggatgaaagaGAAGGGAGGGAGAGGCATCTCGACAAACTCATGTGACATGCAGCCATTCGCCGGAACCACCGATGAGTTTTCTCATGACAGTTATGAGAACAGACTGATTTATTACGCAGAGGCACGCATAcgggcgcgcacacacacagattaacaACAGAGCACCATATTTTACAGGCTACCTTGGAGAAGAGTGTGAAAGCACGACAGGGAGATGATTGATAGCCACATGTCTGGTTGTGTTATGGGCTGCAGCTAGCTAGGCCAGGCTAGCTGTACATGTTGTTATTGTGCTGCTCAAAGCCACATGATGATCTGAGAGATAATCCTAAAGTCTGTCACTTATTGATTCACTGCTCAGCTTCTACGGTGAATCGCTGCCAAATTTCATATAGTTCCACTGCTAACAGATTTAGCATGATTCACATGGTTTACCAGTTGTGTAATCCTGACAAGAGCAACATAAGGGCAAAGTGGCAGCACTTGCCAAGATCTGGAAGTTACTACAGGAAATCTGAATTGAGTTCTTTTTGGTAACTAACCATGAAACTCTGTGTTCTTTGCATATCCGGGTGAAAATGGCGAGTGTGAAATGAATATGCATGTAGTTGTTTAGCAGGATCAGCAGCTTGCCAAGCCAGCTGGTGCTGTGAAGTTAACTGTGCTGAAGGTCTCTTTTGAAAACAGCACATCTCACTTTAGCCGGCCACTTCTGTTCTGACACTGCATGGACAATGAAGTGATCACATTCAATAGCAATAGTCAATATGCTGTCAGTATTTAAATGATACGGCTAGTGATATTCTATCATTTTTAAGTATGTAAATTCTGGAGTTTCAGGGGGATAAGACACTCACTTTTACATGTTCTATTTTTCCTATTTTCGGAAATTTATTTTCGATTTTTAAAGCTTCAAAGTAAGAGTTACTCACTAGAATATCTCTAATCAGTGTCCTTCATATGTCATAATAAAATTGAAAGAAGCTTTTAGACCTTttagacaataaaacatttattttttacatattaatATGTGCTCACAGAGCAGAGGCAAGCACTTTCGGGAGTTTTTGCTGCCCAGTATTTTACCTGTCAGACTACACGCAGGCTATTCTGACTATCTGACCGGAagtgtttgaaaaataaataaattaagttcTCATTTACAATGTGACAATTTGCACTAACTGTCTACCATAAATGTCTATTGAATCTATTCAACTTGCACTATAATGTTTCTTAaattctcattttgtttttgcacttaCATATTCAATTTGCATTGTTGGAGGAAGTCTGAGACCTGAATTTTTTATGAACACTTCTGTAATTATTGTGCATTTGATGATAAATAACTTGAAACTTATAATCTGAAGACACAATATTCTCATAAAAGATGGCAAAGTGATCATTAATCAAAGATAAAAGGcagtaaaatgtgatttaagataaataaaaatacatataaatacatctttatttttcagGTCTGTATCCATGAATCTAGATATTATTTTCAGTTATGAATTATACAATTATAtattatcaatttatttataatttttttcatttcaaattaatttgttaCACCCTTATCATGAAATCCATTATTAGTGTTGATCACAAAGTGCAGGAAATATCGGACATAGTATTTATTTGGAAGGATTAAGCTATCCCTCTTACACATCTTGCCTCTGTAATTGCCTACACAAGCTGCTGTGTTACAGACTTTTACTGTgataaaataaactacaaaaaaatacataagcCAAACCAGGTGTGGGTGACATGCTCCTTCATTACAATGAACACGGTCACCGTCGTCGTACATACACCATCCTGTAGCTGTAATGAGTCAGTCAAACattaaatgtgtattaatctgCCGTTGAAAATAGTCCCAAGCGCCATTCAATCCTGTTAGAGTAATTTCTGCTACAAAGTGCCAAGCTGTTTGAGTAAAATGATGAgcctctttttaaaaataaataaaggaatataTTTGTAAAGGTTATGTAATTCAGAAAGTATTGAGAGATGGACTAACATAATTTTGCTTTTAGTCTGCTTATAtttgttaaaaatacaaaagaaatgaATTATTACTTCAATATAGCCGCTCGGAAAGTGTGAATCATACGACTTCAATGATTTGAGGCTGATATGATCTGAATGACAATTATGACTCTGTGTCTGTTGTGATGAACCCAGACAGACCTCCTCATTCACTCAGCTTCGTGTGTGTGTAGAAGTTtcagtgagtgtgtgcatgactCACCAATATCGTCAAGTTTTAGGCCTGGTCTAAGCGTGTAGTCTGGTTCTGTAGGCTCTGGCTCATCATCCACGTCAGAGgctggagagaggagagagagggaagaaatGGAGtgagacaggaaaaaaaagagggagggCGAGAGAGCATGGGTTAAACCATTGCTCCGACCTAAAAGATTTTAATTAGATTCAACTTGACATCTTGAGAGGAACATGTGAGAGAGCAGCAAGGCAAGGGTGTAAGGGTTAAAAAAATCCCCCGGAGCAGACAGACTGACAAGCCTCAACatcaccagagagagagagagagagagagagagagagagagagagagagagcgagagagagagagagggagagagagagcgagagagcgagagagagagagagggagagagagagggagagagagagagcgagagagagggagagagagagggagagagagagagagagagagcgagagagagagagagggagagagagagagagggagagagagaacaggagagagagagcgagagagagagagagggagagagcgagagagagggagagagagagcgagagagagagagagagagcgagagcgagagagagggagagagcgagagagagggagagagagagcgagagagagagagagagggagagagagagcgagagagagagagagggagagagagagagggagagagagaacaggagagagagagcgagagagagagagagggagagagagagcgagagagagagcgagagagagagagagcgagagagagagagagagagagagaagaagagggaaggtGAGGGGAGGCAGATCAAACTGAAGAGAGGCAGTGTGTGAAAAGGGAAAGAGAGGTATGGAGTTGTGGAGGAGGGCTGTGGAAGTTAAAAGGACCGGACAGGCCAGGGATCAAagtctgtgtgtatatgtgtgagtgtgtgtgtttgtgtgtgtgagtgagagagggtCGAGAGATTGAAGGAAGGCAGGAGAGCGAGCCAGAGAGGTTAACACTACATATACATAGCCACCCACTGACCGCACACGGTAATAAATGGATTCTGACAGGGagcgagggaggaggggggtgaaaggagaggaaagagggagTCGAGAGGAGCGGAGGagcggaggagaggagaggaggcggGGGTGAGGGCCTTCAAAGCTGgagctgctcctctctgctgctgtggaaggagagcaggcagagaaagacagaagagggaaagaaaaagaggagcaaGGGGTGTTCTGTGCTGTGAGTGAAAATGCTGCAGGGGAAACTCAGCAGGAGTATTAATAGCTCTGCCTGTTTTAGACTGTATTTAGATTATGTATGCATCTGTATGCAGCCGGTGTGAGTGagtaataagtgtgtgtgtgggggttcGTGGGGAGCCCGGTGCCTGCCAGATGGATAGAGTGGCCAGATGGATCCAGGTACAGTCTGCAAACAGGTCCAAGCATTGCTttacaggtcacacacacacacacacacacacacacacacacagtgaaagacTGACCCGTGGAGCAGCAGACGTACACTCGTAGTCTCAGACAGCTGCGGCCGTGATGGTGGGTGGGCGTGGCTGTAAAAACATACAATACACAATAGAGCAACACGTGAATTTACATGGGTTAACTTTCAACTGTGgtctagttaaaaaaaaaactaaacaaagttCAAAAACTGACCCGAAGAAGCAGATTACATCCCAGCCAGATGTGACTGTTCCACATCAAACACAGTTAACAAACAATTTTACACATACCATAAAACGTTATGTGCATCACGACACTCACGAGTTATTTTTATCGTCACAGGATGCACTAAAGCATGCAAGCTACCATTACACAGCCCCTGTTTGTGACTAACAACTGTATTTACTAAAGATAGTCGGTCTTGAACTGTATTGTGCATATTACTGCAGAGTGAAATGAGCAGTTTGTGCACGAAAGGGCAAACACATTCTCTTCTAGAGGCTCCTTCCTAAACCAGTGACTGTGGTAGGTTTACAAAGTGTTATTATTGCAGGTTGCTAAATATGGTGGATAGTTAAAAGTACAGAATTTGGATCACAAGACCGGCTTGAAAATGTTTGATTGACACTTTTATCTCCGTCTTTGTgtcttaaactgtaaaaaaaaaaaaaaaaaaaagaagaagtggaCACAGTCATCATGATGTTGTGGACTACCATCTGAAGGACGAGAGGGTGGAGCTGGGAAAGAGGAAACTAAGTAAATAAAAGCTATCTGACTTGGTTTGCACCGAGAGTTTATTTTCGTACACCTGgacatttttaggtgaccaaCATGTCACAATTAACTTAAAATGcattgtgaaagggtcaaacacactgtgCACCTTTGGTAGCAACCCCTTAATCACAAGGTACTATCGCCCTAAAGCatacactggccctcatttatcaaacgagcgtacgtcagaaagtgagcgtaaagtgggcgtaagatgatttctacgcaagcctcggcatttatcaatatggacgtgagcggacggtacgatcagatctcatgtctgctctcagctcgtgtacgcaaatctgagtcagcgtgaagtccacacgtctgagtcggagaattgatcttagactatagtatcgatgcctggagctgataaaactctgtggtgttttgatttttaatagtgacaaagcaaaacatgtttagactacataagttatcattaaaacataatccaaaaataaatacaccctgcgatcgtgaaattctttaaacagaatactagccgaggatattaaatgttgttgtcttctgctgtttactgttatccagtaaacgtcagcgtctcctttactttaaaacattgtttaccttaCCTTCATACcttgaaaacttctaagtctgtgctccaaatgtaaaatattcagtgaacttgtttgagtttataactataagtaggctacttttatttcataaacctccgtcgctgcgtatttctttaatatgtctatattgcccctattgttaattgtaacggtgcactttgctaataaagctgagtttagagggtgaaaaaatcctctttttggccgtattgcgcccttcggtgtcgtaaactctgaaggcgagtcttctgaatcgggtatatattagggcgtggtatttaaatgacgcttgtttcgagccgccacatttatcaacagccgatcattcttacactgtgattggcgagatacgatcgtttgataaatcacacgtggaccctgtcgtaagaccaaatatacactcggatctgcgctcgtttctacgctcgcttgataaatgagggccactgtttTTCTCTTAATGGGAccacaatttacaaaatgaacatcatgctgtattgaagaagactttaagCTAACAAAtgggaccataaactcattataaaaatgttttttgagccaataaataaagtgagaagtcGGGTCATTTTCTCAAACACTTCTATACAACCGGATTTCTTTTTGTAGCCagaggagtcgccccctgctggccctTAGAAAgactgcaggtttaaggcactttgcATTGACTTACCAGACCTTCTACATGAAAAACATAAAGCACATTAATGCACCGTATGTTTGTTCATTTAGTAATGTGGCCAACAACTTGATGCACACACAGCACTTGAAAAGAACAGAGCCATCATTCATGTTATTAGTAACACCTGCTATTTTATTACTATAAGTAAAAATGTCTAGTCTTATTAAAGCTCTGTTGAATAAAGCATACATTCAGATCGTCAGACTTTCCTTTCAACCTCAAACATCTTAAATTTAATTAACATAACCAACCACAtccatacattttaaagtgataCATCCCTTTGATTTGGTAATTGAAAGACAGTTCTGAAGTTCTGCAAACACCAGCCTCAAGAAAACCAAAAAAGGAGGCGTCTCTTTGTAGTGAAGCACAGAGAAGCTTTCTGATCATCGtgctgcagagaaaaacaaaaacttccTAGAGCTGCCTGCCTTCAAGTAATGTAGGTTAAATGAGTGCTGCACTCATTATATAGCCATTTAATGCATGAGATATTTATCCCTGGCCTgaagtatttgtttttaaactgttccATGACAAGCTAAAAagttcattatttatacagtgtcATATTTGTGCAAGGTGTTGAGAGTTAATTTGATTAGCAATCAACAAAATGGATGAGCGTTGCTTGACTGCAGGGTGATATGATTAGATGCGAAACAGTAATTTGTTATCGCGAAATTACCTGAGGACGGACTAATCTGAATTGAGTTAATCATCAAATCCACTTAACAATAAAAGAATAACATGTTTAATCTTACAGGGAGTGTTTGTCACATTACGGCAAACAAGCTTTCACTCTGATTTACAGTGTTGATTCCACTCACAGATGTAGTAGTACTCCTGTCCGACGTGGAACTCGTAGCCCAGCGAGAAGGCGCTGTAGCGCTGGAACTTCTCGGAGAACTTGATGGGTGCGTGGGGGGCGTGGGGCCGGTTGCACTCCCACCTCTTGAAGCCCAGCTGGGGGTCGCAGTTCCTGTAGCCGCGGTAGCTGACCATGTAGAGGATGTACTGCTCGCCGGTGCCCACCATGCGCTGGCTGTCGTTGTAATGAGGGCAGTAGATGTCCAAGTAGTCGTTGACGTTCACCTGCATTGTGTAGCCCTCCCTACGCAgactggacacacacagagagagagagagaaacagtcaGAATGAGTAGAAAGCTGCAGGATAGATACCTCAGAATGAGACTAATTAAAGGTGTTTCATttagacataaaaataattgcGTCTTATGAATCTTTTACAGGCAATTTCTAACTAACTAGAGCCAACAGATCATAATTGGACATGTTTTTGATTGTTCCCACACAAATAGTTTGCATAATTTGCAGggaaataaacagttttctgttttttcaggCAGTCATTGTCTAAACTGCCCCGGgaaactaataaaaaagtattaaccTTGCACttcacaaatgaataaaaataaatattatttaaaaagtgcATTGAATGCAGCTCACAGtgcttaaaaaacacaacataaataaatgaaatatatataaaatacactaCTTTTATGTGCAAAACAGGACAAACAGTATCATTTTGCTTTTTATAGtgtatttaaaaacaatgtaaTTTCAAAAGTGAAAACTTTGCAAACACATTACACAgaatattttagtattttagctTAAATTGTGGCACTAATAATTTAATATGTTCACACTgagtacacacagacacacacacagacacacacacacacggagctgCACTATTTTGACATAGTTAGCATGAAGTTCCACATTTAACAAATAAGAATGCTGTTATTTGGCTCCCAATTATGTGTGTAATATTTTAAGATACACATTTTTGGGGCCTCAACACATCACTTCATCAATTCAAAGTCAATATAACACCTCACATCATTATAAGGTCTGCTGTGTGTCGGATGCATTAATTTTCAGCATGAACGTTCACCCGGGGTCAAACAAATCTTAGTTTGAGAGTTATTGAGTTATTAATAACACAaagcaggtgtgtgtgcgttaaagtgtgtgtgtgtattcgtgGCTGCAGGGCTGCTGCATGCAGAGAATGCGGAGCTGGCTCTTCAGTATGGGCTGAAGGCCCCAGGGCCACAGCTCCTTCTCCTGGTGTCAGCGCAGCGTTGTCCCCTAACCCCAGTGCTCGTACATCAACCTGAGCGCAACGTTGCGCTCACGTCAGCCGTCAACGTCCTGGCCACGTTTCTCCCACCCCAAAGCTCATATATCAGCGTCAACCCCAAAAAAGACTCGGCTTGACAGGAAGATAAGGTCTGAATCTGTGTCtgggagtgtatgtgtgtgtagtttgTGTGACAAAGTGAAATAGATTCTTTCCTGACATCCAAAAGCCGTCTTTTTCTCCCCATCACAGACACGGGCCCATATCTGTGTGACAGAGACAGGTTGCAGTTGTAAATCATACACACGCCGATGAGCatgtgtgcgcacacacacacactcactcactgagACGTTAGAGTGGTGACATCATAAAATCACAAGGGGGCAGCAGTGTGTCATCCTCAGCCTGACGCTGCCTCTCTCTTTGCCAGTTCTAGGTCATGTCTCAGGGGGGattattattcaattattaAATGAAGATCGAAACACTGTTCCCaatgtctccctctctccatcactTCTTACCGCTCTTTTCAAATCCTTCCTGAATTTGTCTTTCTCCCCCTGCTCTCCATTCCCCCCATCTCTTCCTTTCAGACTAACATGAACGCAAGATTAATTGTTCAACATTCATCCTttgctctctccctcctctcctctgctctccacTCCTCACTTTCTCTCATTACATCATTTACTAGCCTACAGAGGGTATTAGTGGCAGAAAAAAAGCGTAAAATGCTTCAAGGGAACTATATTTATAGTGAATGcaaaagagagagcgagagagagagaaagaacacAAGTGAGGGATGAGTTTAGTTCCACCAGGGAGGCGTGAATGCAAATTGAgtaaaagagaagagagagccagacagaaaaaaaaaaaaggaggcgGTCGGAGAATTTTACACCAAAGAAAAAGCAAGTTCTCCGAGATGAAGGGATAATggcagaaaagaaagagagaaaaatgaggGGGAGGGCAACTCGGAGCATCTTGAGTAATCTGAAAGTAATTCACTTCTCTAACATAAAAGCTGGATTTAGGATTCCCtctctgtatgtatgtgtgtgtgtgtgtgtgtgtgtgtgtgtgtgtgtgtgtgtatgtctatgCGTAAACCTGCACCTGCTTAGGAATGTGTGTGCATTTCTATGTGACACCAAAGCATCTCACCTGCCAACCTTTTGTAGTTGAGTGACATCTTCAGGGGGTGTgtcacacacgtacacacatagAATACACAAAAATGGGCTGATTTACAATAAGTGTTTCTTAGCAGCAACTCAGTTTCATATAAAATGTGCATGAGAATCCTTGAGTGTTACAATAATCTGTCTAAGACCACATTATGCTTAAATTTCAGGCTGTGAATAATCAGAAGATAGACAACAGAAGAGTGACATTGTGTTGAAGAGAGCATGTTTTTCGGGTTTGACGTCATTAAAAGCAAGATTTTTAATCATACCTCTGCTGCAGCGAGTGACtagaaatggagaaaaaaccCTGTACAGCATAATGCAATCCAATGCAACAGTCTTGGACTGACTTTGAGCTCCCTTCTGACACACGGGATCTGTTCTGACCTTCAAATATCGGCCAGTCGTAGTGATAGTTATCGTTCAAAGAACTACCAGTACCTTTAAAGTCATACCGATACCAACAGAgtaaataattacttttttataataataaataccttttttctactttatttGATACCGAGACTGGAAGCATTCAGTTGTGTAAAATGCCACCACCACTTCAACATCCATATAAATAACCATGCGTTCCAACAGTTTGGTGACAAGTGGGCCAATAACGAGTTGGATTAAATTGGAGAACGCTTGCAGTGATTGGCTGCCAGCAAAGCCATACAaatagtcattttattttagatatgGGTACAAAATGGATCAAATGCAGTCTTGCAGTATTGTATTGCATTTCATTGTTGAGGTGCTTTATTCTGGTCACACAATGTCAACATGGTTTTACTCCTAcagaaatgttttcaaccacAGTGGCACATGTTCACAGAGAATTGAATAAATCCATGAA contains:
- the efna3b gene encoding ephrin-A3b yields the protein MALVALSLWVLTSLTWVQVTANRHSVYWNSSNIHLRREGYTMQVNVNDYLDIYCPHYNDSQRMVGTGEQYILYMVSYRGYRNCDPQLGFKRWECNRPHAPHAPIKFSEKFQRYSAFSLGYEFHVGQEYYYISTPTHHHGRSCLRLRVYVCCSTASDVDDEPEPTEPDYTLRPGLKLDDIDEFNPIVPKLEKSVSGSSPSRDRLLLTVTMLLLAALFIS